A single window of Methylacidimicrobium sp. AP8 DNA harbors:
- a CDS encoding NAD(P)-dependent oxidoreductase, whose amino-acid sequence MTPTSLAVLGTGLLGQGVARRLLACGLSVAVYNRSPAKAEALVPLGALLCLTPREAIEASELAILCLADAAAIRQTIFSDPLSRFLSGKSLCQMGTIGPDESRDLARLASSRGARYLESPILGNGKDAEEGRAQVMIGAESEDHDRWCRLLGLLGRCFWIGPVGKAAALKLALNQLIAAETAAFALSLGFVRRSGVPVELFLEILRGSSLYCPTFDKKLARMRDRNFTAPTFSLRLLLKDIDLFLPEADRLGVRSDALKGARRIVREAAESGRMDLDYSALIDVIDPLSPPGSPDAGARI is encoded by the coding sequence ATGACTCCGACAAGCTTGGCCGTTTTGGGGACCGGCCTTTTGGGTCAGGGCGTTGCGCGACGCCTTCTCGCCTGCGGGCTCTCCGTTGCTGTCTACAACCGCTCGCCCGCCAAGGCCGAAGCCCTTGTCCCCCTCGGGGCGTTGCTCTGCCTGACCCCCCGCGAGGCGATCGAAGCGTCCGAGCTCGCTATCCTCTGTCTGGCCGATGCGGCCGCGATCCGGCAAACCATCTTTTCGGACCCTCTGTCGCGGTTCCTGTCGGGAAAAAGCCTCTGCCAGATGGGGACCATAGGTCCGGACGAGAGCCGAGACCTGGCCCGGCTCGCTTCCTCCCGAGGAGCCCGCTATCTGGAATCCCCGATCCTCGGCAACGGCAAGGATGCCGAGGAAGGCCGAGCCCAGGTCATGATCGGAGCCGAATCCGAGGACCACGATCGCTGGTGCCGTCTTCTCGGGTTGCTGGGTCGTTGCTTTTGGATCGGACCGGTCGGCAAGGCTGCCGCTCTCAAGCTCGCCTTGAATCAGCTGATCGCCGCTGAGACGGCCGCCTTCGCACTCAGCCTGGGATTCGTCCGCCGCTCCGGTGTACCGGTCGAGCTCTTCCTCGAAATCCTCCGGGGAAGCTCGCTCTACTGTCCAACCTTCGACAAGAAGCTTGCGCGGATGCGGGATCGGAACTTCACCGCTCCCACCTTTTCGCTCCGTCTGCTTCTCAAGGACATCGACCTTTTCCTCCCGGAAGCCGATCGGCTGGGAGTGCGCTCGGATGCCTTGAAAGGAGCGAGGAGGATCGTGCGGGAAGCGGCGGAATCGGGACGGATGGATCTCGATTATTCCGCTCTGATCGATGTCATCGATCCCCTCTCCCCGCCTGGATCGCCCGACGCCGGGGCCAGGATTTGA
- a CDS encoding AraC family transcriptional regulator has translation MEASVWEGVGGWQQLQGDIHGLGWSVEALDFSAAESVNWAKSFHPDCLEICVNFAGHGLVRAGERSLVFRPGFFGFYAQHEQGLEATRSSGEANRFLTFEWSRSRLAREVEGLEDTLRAEVRKWLAGRSSDPLVGGVRPLPEYWGHAWSHWVSPDVPGRARFLWFWGRALELAGALLFAEAPNKGQARRRWNNARRRVERAQEYLREHLAEPLCLQSLAREVGCSPFYLSRIFSEQTGETLPGYLRRLRMEKAAELLRAGGHNVTEAAMAVGYSSLSHFSKAFCRVMGCCPCVYPYPARLAR, from the coding sequence ATGGAAGCCTCCGTCTGGGAAGGGGTCGGCGGCTGGCAGCAACTCCAAGGAGATATTCACGGTCTCGGCTGGAGCGTGGAAGCGCTCGACTTTTCCGCGGCCGAATCGGTGAACTGGGCGAAGAGCTTTCATCCCGACTGCTTGGAAATTTGCGTCAATTTCGCCGGACATGGATTGGTGCGGGCGGGGGAGCGCAGCCTCGTTTTCCGACCGGGTTTCTTCGGATTCTATGCGCAGCACGAGCAGGGGCTGGAGGCTACCCGGTCGAGTGGGGAGGCAAACCGGTTCTTGACATTCGAGTGGTCGCGTTCCCGTCTCGCCCGGGAGGTCGAGGGGCTGGAGGATACCCTTCGGGCCGAGGTGCGCAAGTGGCTGGCCGGGCGGAGCAGCGACCCGCTGGTCGGCGGGGTGCGGCCGCTCCCGGAATACTGGGGTCATGCCTGGAGCCATTGGGTATCTCCCGACGTGCCGGGCCGAGCGCGTTTTCTCTGGTTTTGGGGCCGCGCGCTCGAGCTGGCGGGAGCGCTCCTTTTCGCAGAGGCTCCGAACAAGGGGCAGGCGCGTCGACGGTGGAATAATGCCCGCCGCCGGGTGGAGCGTGCGCAGGAATATCTTCGGGAGCACCTCGCCGAGCCGCTCTGCTTGCAGTCTCTGGCCCGGGAAGTCGGATGCAGTCCGTTCTACCTCAGCCGAATCTTTTCGGAGCAAACGGGGGAAACCCTCCCGGGCTACCTCCGCCGCCTGCGCATGGAGAAAGCAGCGGAGCTGCTTCGAGCCGGAGGGCACAACGTCACGGAAGCGGCCATGGCGGTCGGCTATTCGAGCCTAAGCCATTTCAGCAAAGCGTTTTGCCGAGTCATGGGATGTTGCCCCTGCGTTTATCCCTATCCGGCGCGTCTGGCGCGGTAG
- the glnD gene encoding [protein-PII] uridylyltransferase yields the protein MVVGKPDKEILPDPVAPFLKPLEKALREAEREQLSGERRIADRAAFYRQFLRKQLHILRTEHSLGAGGRVRARRQAALLTALLRHLWGSIVERLFRTAEDVPPLLLAAVGGFGRGELCPYSDVDLLFLSGPCSRDEEERVAEIVQQVLYTLWDIGLQVGHSTRQIEDTVDYANQDLRTKTSLLEARLIAGPPALWKEFQALFENRCLRGREEEYVEWRMVDQQMRHAKYGGTVLVQEPHIKNGCGSLRDYQNLFWVLRVREGIGTTDHLVKSGRLEAKEGERLEEAYDFLLRVRAEMHYIEKRPSDLLTLGLQAKVAGGLRYPGPNLLRRIEECMRDYYRRAYVIYQLANLVFDSLAKSKRACSAVTDRDRQFIEDFPLVDGKLEVPPRRRLRENPLGILKAFVLAARHDVGIGPGLAIEITRTLPLLRGALLQRKEVREMLLLLLSSKGRVGRVLRQMHELGLLGRLVPEFAPLTCLVQHEFYHRYTADEHTLRCLEMLDRIWTDPDAPFAAYRPILESVERPYLLPLAILLHDTGRATNRRHHAEESATNAMRVAKRLRLSPRDLATVVFLVSNHLLMWQTALRRDLDEEETVEEFCKIVATQERLDLLMVLTFVDGEGTAGTDAWSSWKDLLLWRLYRSASAHFGRAIAAEGGPKQSREEIAKQMRERPPPEVSLEEVDAHFEHLPKSYFLRCPEDRIRRHLSVIHRFLYQQVVAVEPMLCPVVDWVDVPAQGYSEVIVVTWDRARVFARICGGFAALGVSILSAEVYSRSDGIAIDTFWVCLPDGLVADADRYLAPFSRLLDNAFSVEEFDFSPLVEKQFDRLPEWMRQAEFPTRIHFDLTSSKHFTILDLETPDRPGLLYRIASSLAAAGIDVASARIATEKGAALDTFYLRKAGGGKLEDEKEIERVTRRLRKAMGV from the coding sequence ATGGTCGTGGGAAAACCTGACAAGGAAATTCTGCCGGATCCGGTCGCACCTTTCCTGAAGCCGCTTGAGAAAGCGCTCCGCGAGGCCGAGCGAGAGCAGCTCTCCGGCGAGAGGCGGATCGCGGATCGCGCCGCCTTCTACCGGCAGTTCCTCCGCAAGCAGCTCCATATCCTGCGGACGGAGCATTCCCTCGGGGCCGGGGGGAGGGTCAGGGCTCGGCGTCAGGCCGCGCTGTTGACGGCCTTGCTGCGGCATCTGTGGGGATCGATCGTGGAACGGCTCTTTCGCACGGCCGAAGACGTTCCTCCTCTTCTCCTGGCCGCGGTCGGCGGGTTCGGTCGGGGGGAACTCTGCCCGTATAGCGATGTCGATCTCCTCTTTCTCTCCGGACCTTGCTCCCGCGATGAGGAAGAGCGGGTCGCGGAGATCGTGCAGCAGGTACTCTACACGCTTTGGGACATCGGGCTTCAGGTAGGTCACTCGACGCGGCAGATCGAAGATACCGTCGACTATGCCAACCAAGACCTGCGGACCAAGACTTCTCTGCTGGAGGCTCGGCTTATCGCCGGCCCGCCGGCGCTCTGGAAAGAATTTCAAGCGCTCTTCGAGAACCGGTGCCTACGGGGACGGGAGGAGGAATATGTCGAATGGCGTATGGTGGATCAGCAGATGCGCCATGCCAAATACGGGGGCACGGTCCTGGTGCAAGAGCCCCACATCAAGAACGGCTGCGGCAGCCTTCGGGACTACCAGAATCTTTTTTGGGTTCTTCGCGTGCGCGAGGGGATCGGCACCACCGATCACCTGGTCAAAAGCGGGCGACTGGAGGCGAAGGAAGGGGAGCGTCTGGAAGAGGCCTACGATTTTCTGCTCCGCGTGAGGGCCGAGATGCACTACATCGAGAAGCGACCGAGCGATCTCTTGACCCTCGGATTGCAGGCGAAGGTGGCGGGAGGTCTCCGGTACCCGGGGCCGAACCTCTTGCGGCGGATCGAGGAGTGCATGCGCGACTACTATCGGCGCGCTTATGTCATCTACCAGCTAGCCAATCTCGTGTTCGACAGCCTCGCCAAGTCCAAGCGCGCTTGCTCGGCCGTCACGGATCGGGACCGACAATTCATCGAGGATTTCCCCCTTGTCGACGGCAAGCTTGAGGTTCCTCCGCGGCGAAGGCTGCGCGAGAATCCCCTTGGGATCCTCAAGGCCTTCGTGCTCGCCGCGAGGCACGACGTCGGGATCGGGCCGGGACTGGCCATCGAGATCACCCGCACGCTGCCGTTGCTCCGAGGGGCTCTCCTGCAAAGGAAAGAGGTGCGGGAGATGCTGCTTCTGCTTCTTTCGAGCAAGGGAAGGGTGGGTCGGGTCTTGCGACAGATGCATGAACTGGGGCTGCTCGGTAGGCTCGTTCCGGAGTTCGCTCCGTTGACCTGCCTGGTGCAGCATGAGTTCTACCATCGCTACACGGCCGACGAGCACACGTTGCGCTGCCTGGAAATGCTTGACCGGATCTGGACCGATCCGGATGCCCCGTTCGCCGCCTACCGGCCTATTCTGGAGAGTGTGGAACGCCCCTATCTTCTCCCCTTGGCGATCCTCCTCCATGATACTGGGCGCGCGACGAACCGGCGGCATCATGCCGAAGAGAGCGCGACCAACGCGATGCGGGTCGCCAAAAGACTCCGGCTTTCGCCGCGGGATCTGGCTACGGTGGTCTTTCTGGTCAGCAACCATTTGCTCATGTGGCAGACGGCGCTCCGGCGGGACCTTGACGAGGAAGAGACGGTCGAAGAGTTTTGCAAGATCGTGGCGACCCAGGAGCGTCTCGATCTCCTCATGGTGCTCACCTTCGTCGATGGAGAGGGAACAGCCGGAACCGATGCCTGGTCGAGTTGGAAGGATCTTCTTCTCTGGCGGCTCTACCGGTCGGCGAGCGCCCATTTCGGCCGGGCAATCGCGGCGGAAGGAGGGCCGAAGCAATCCAGGGAAGAGATAGCCAAGCAGATGCGGGAGCGGCCTCCGCCGGAGGTTTCTCTCGAAGAGGTCGACGCGCACTTCGAGCACCTGCCCAAGAGCTATTTTCTCCGCTGTCCGGAGGATCGGATTCGGCGCCATCTCTCCGTGATCCACCGGTTTCTTTACCAGCAGGTCGTTGCGGTGGAGCCCATGCTTTGTCCTGTGGTCGACTGGGTGGACGTACCCGCGCAGGGATATTCCGAAGTCATCGTGGTCACCTGGGATCGTGCCCGCGTCTTCGCGCGGATCTGCGGCGGCTTCGCCGCTCTGGGCGTCTCGATCCTGAGCGCCGAGGTCTATTCGCGCAGCGACGGGATCGCGATCGATACGTTCTGGGTCTGTCTTCCGGATGGTCTGGTGGCGGACGCGGATCGGTATCTGGCTCCCTTTTCGCGGCTGCTCGACAATGCCTTTTCAGTCGAGGAGTTCGATTTTTCTCCCTTGGTCGAGAAACAGTTCGACCGCCTGCCCGAGTGGATGCGGCAGGCGGAGTTCCCGACGCGGATCCATTTCGATCTGACAAGCAGCAAGCACTTTACCATTCTCGACCTGGAGACTCCCGACCGGCCCGGACTGCTCTACCGGATCGCCTCCTCCCTGGCCGCCGCAGGTATCGACGTGGCTTCCGCTCGGATCGCCACGGAGAAAGGGGCCGCCCTCGATACCTTTTACCTGCGAAAGGCCGGCGGCGGTAAGCTTGAGGACGAGAAGGAGATCGAAAGGGTCACCCGGCGCCTCCGGAAAGCCATGGGCGTTTGA
- a CDS encoding pyridoxine 5'-phosphate synthase: MASLGVNIDHVATLRQARYRADPFSVLAEPDPTEAARLAEEAGAAVVTAHLREDQRHIQREDILRIRRIVRRLNLEMAFLPEMIAFACELRPDEVCLVPERREEVTTEGGLNLLGQEERFRPGIARLRAAGILVTAFIDPVEAQVRAARAAGADCVELHTGGYANAIRVEDQEKEIAKQTAAADLAHSLGLEVHAGHGLTYRNVRRYVARVPHLHTLNIGHAIVCRALWVGWQKAIREMVGLAAGE, translated from the coding sequence ATGGCTAGCTTAGGCGTAAATATCGACCACGTAGCAACCTTGCGGCAAGCCCGGTATCGGGCCGATCCCTTTTCGGTGTTGGCGGAGCCCGACCCCACGGAAGCCGCCCGGCTCGCCGAAGAGGCGGGGGCGGCCGTTGTCACCGCCCATCTCCGCGAGGACCAGCGCCACATCCAGCGCGAGGACATCCTTAGGATCCGCCGCATTGTCCGCCGGCTCAACCTTGAAATGGCGTTTCTCCCGGAAATGATCGCCTTTGCGTGCGAGCTTCGCCCGGATGAGGTCTGCCTCGTCCCCGAGCGACGCGAGGAAGTGACGACCGAAGGCGGCTTGAATCTTCTCGGCCAAGAGGAACGTTTCCGTCCCGGCATCGCTCGCCTCCGCGCCGCAGGAATCCTCGTCACCGCCTTTATCGATCCGGTCGAAGCCCAGGTTCGGGCCGCGCGTGCCGCCGGGGCCGATTGCGTCGAGCTGCATACCGGCGGCTACGCCAATGCGATCCGGGTGGAAGACCAAGAGAAAGAGATCGCCAAGCAGACGGCCGCCGCCGATTTAGCCCATTCGCTCGGGTTGGAAGTCCATGCCGGCCATGGGCTGACCTACCGGAACGTCCGCCGCTACGTGGCTAGAGTCCCCCACCTGCATACTCTCAACATCGGCCACGCGATCGTCTGCCGCGCGCTGTGGGTCGGGTGGCAAAAAGCGATCCGGGAGATGGTCGGGCTGGCGGCGGGGGAATGA
- a CDS encoding GAF domain-containing protein, with protein sequence MRGAGLIIERARPEEIHTLLNPRAAIRHFLRLALAKTEADSGSFVLLNPSTGFLDIEASFGLRKGAGRTKLRADEGVTGWVATTGRSMRVSDVRREWRYVPIDPRIRAELAVPVEIGSTVIGVLNVDSHRVGHFTRAHEQVLIQLAAKAARWLAIGWEIEGFRQKARQLGMLVEIAQTLVSQPGLDALFEGIVRNAARLMGAARSFLFLLTEDKEHLVLRAAFGEGCGLPADFTIPVDESVFSVVGKKGKPLLVLDLMEEPYVHCPELRLGKDVRSLLAVPLSFVERMGVLCVGMAQRHRFAKSEIELLQTLADLSTVSIQKAQLLQQVMKIEEGLRQSERLSALGLLATEVAHEIRNPLTVIQMLFYTLADRLPDDPGVRKDVEVIAAKLRQMNRITEQVLSLGRSTQPLVETISVERMLDEILLLVRHKLSAQAIRVEKSISPQVPALQGDRGQIEQALLNLILNAAEAMPGGGVLELDASVVERDGVAYLAVAVGDSGPGMTPEEIESLFVPFLTRKAQGTGIGMAIVRKIMEDHRGKVEVDSTPGRGSRISLLFPLTPI encoded by the coding sequence ATGCGCGGGGCCGGATTGATTATCGAGAGGGCCCGACCGGAGGAAATCCATACCCTCCTGAACCCACGGGCCGCCATCCGTCACTTTCTGCGGCTCGCCCTGGCGAAGACGGAGGCGGACAGCGGCTCTTTTGTCTTGCTCAATCCGAGCACGGGATTTCTCGACATCGAGGCTTCTTTCGGCCTTCGAAAGGGGGCCGGGCGCACGAAGCTGCGGGCAGACGAAGGGGTAACCGGTTGGGTGGCGACCACCGGCAGGTCGATGCGCGTCTCCGACGTGCGGCGGGAATGGCGCTACGTTCCCATCGATCCGCGCATCCGCGCCGAGCTCGCGGTCCCGGTGGAGATCGGCTCGACGGTGATCGGCGTGCTCAATGTCGACAGTCATCGGGTCGGCCATTTCACGCGGGCTCATGAGCAGGTTCTGATCCAATTGGCGGCGAAGGCGGCCCGTTGGCTGGCGATCGGATGGGAGATCGAAGGCTTTCGCCAGAAGGCCAGACAGTTGGGGATGCTGGTGGAGATCGCCCAGACGCTGGTTTCACAACCGGGCTTGGATGCGCTTTTCGAGGGCATCGTCCGAAACGCGGCCCGCTTGATGGGCGCAGCCCGCTCTTTTCTTTTCCTGCTCACGGAGGATAAGGAGCATCTTGTCCTCCGAGCGGCATTCGGAGAGGGCTGCGGCCTTCCCGCGGACTTTACGATCCCGGTGGATGAATCGGTTTTCTCTGTCGTGGGGAAAAAAGGAAAGCCGCTCTTGGTTTTGGACCTCATGGAAGAACCTTATGTCCATTGCCCGGAACTCCGGCTCGGGAAGGACGTTCGATCGCTCCTCGCCGTCCCGCTCTCGTTCGTCGAGAGGATGGGGGTCCTGTGCGTCGGCATGGCGCAGCGCCACCGCTTCGCCAAGAGCGAGATCGAACTCTTGCAAACCCTGGCGGATCTTTCGACGGTCTCCATTCAAAAGGCGCAGCTGCTTCAGCAGGTGATGAAAATCGAGGAAGGGTTGCGGCAGTCGGAGCGCCTCTCGGCGCTCGGCCTCCTCGCCACGGAGGTCGCCCACGAGATTCGGAACCCTCTCACGGTTATCCAGATGCTCTTTTACACGCTGGCGGATCGGCTCCCCGATGATCCCGGAGTGCGCAAAGACGTGGAGGTGATCGCGGCGAAGCTGCGCCAGATGAACCGGATCACCGAGCAAGTGCTCTCCTTGGGTCGGTCGACCCAACCACTGGTGGAAACGATTTCGGTCGAGCGGATGCTCGACGAGATTCTCCTCTTGGTCCGCCACAAGCTTTCGGCGCAGGCCATCCGGGTGGAAAAGTCGATTTCTCCTCAGGTTCCCGCGCTGCAAGGTGACCGCGGGCAGATCGAGCAGGCGCTCCTCAACCTGATCTTGAACGCCGCAGAAGCCATGCCGGGAGGCGGAGTCCTGGAGCTGGATGCCTCGGTTGTGGAGCGGGACGGCGTCGCCTATCTTGCCGTCGCCGTCGGAGACAGCGGCCCCGGAATGACTCCGGAGGAGATCGAAAGCCTCTTCGTCCCCTTTCTCACCCGAAAGGCGCAGGGCACCGGAATCGGGATGGCGATCGTGCGGAAGATCATGGAGGATCATCGCGGGAAGGTGGAGGTCGACTCGACTCCCGGCCGGGGCAGCCGGATCTCGCTGCTCTTTCCGCTGACTCCGATCTAA
- a CDS encoding sensor histidine kinase KdpD gives MAAQSDERPNPDSLLAVVAKEEQEKRRGNLKIFLGMCPGVGKTFAMLQAARVEHANGRDVVIGYVETHGRKETEALAEGLPKIPRRTVEYRGLRLEEMDLDALLERRPHLAVVDELAHSNAPGSRHPKRYQDVEELLEAGIDVFTTLNVQHIESRTDTVRQITGAPVQETVPDQLIDLGEIEVIDLPAEDLLKRLSEGKVYIPERARAAALHFFREGNLRALREIVLRLAAEKAGKDVHEYMQLMHILGPWKTGHRLMVAVSASPFSEPLIRWTRRLADSLGCPWIAAYVESPHPLSAAEEARLGNHLDLARRLGGEVVTATDEDLVRGLVRVARQRNVTQIVFGKPGGSGFLDWFRSRSLLHRLARESGEIDLHIVRVEEEAKLPRPPRRWRATESPGSSYGIAAAVVAAVSVLNLTFHHWLGSRSIGLIYLLAIVLLALFVGRGPVLFAAFLSALLWDFFFLSPRFTLGVFELENAIMVGTFLVVALVLGQFIARNRAQEKAERRREQRVTALYLLTQELSSATTMDDIVSRVVEHIGRTFHAEVAFFLANPMEKSLYSVPHWASTFRVSEREAAVAAWAFANVRPSGRFTDNLPLSQGHYVPLVSSGKAVGVLGVRFSEERNLTFDEKTLLQACANQIALVVDRQNLCEMAEHSRVAAESERLSQTLLNSISHEMRTPLAVITAAVSSLSEESRRKLGNEAVYLEEIASASTRMNRIVENLLDMARLSSGRFTLKREWCDAKDLIDAALRDTEKELRGREIQVRTPSGLPLVRLDFPLVQQALTNLLLNAAMHTPSGTPVEVTLEADPIREELVIRVADRGPGLGPDTGGHLFNKFYRGSGAPPGGTGLGLSIVKGVVEAHGGRAEAENREGGGAVFSLFFPLEKVPETAVSLKA, from the coding sequence ATGGCCGCGCAGTCAGACGAGCGTCCCAATCCGGATTCGCTCTTAGCCGTCGTCGCAAAAGAGGAACAGGAGAAGCGGCGAGGCAATCTCAAGATCTTCCTTGGCATGTGCCCAGGGGTCGGAAAGACCTTCGCCATGCTTCAGGCGGCCCGGGTGGAGCACGCCAACGGCCGTGACGTCGTGATCGGGTACGTCGAGACGCACGGGCGCAAGGAGACGGAGGCGCTGGCCGAAGGGCTGCCCAAGATTCCGCGCCGCACAGTGGAGTATCGGGGACTCCGGCTCGAGGAGATGGACCTCGACGCTTTGTTGGAGCGGCGCCCGCATCTGGCCGTCGTCGATGAGCTGGCCCACAGCAACGCACCCGGCAGCCGCCATCCGAAGCGCTATCAGGACGTGGAGGAATTGCTCGAAGCCGGAATCGATGTGTTCACCACGCTCAACGTCCAGCACATCGAGAGCCGTACGGATACCGTCCGGCAAATCACCGGCGCTCCCGTCCAGGAGACGGTGCCGGATCAGCTCATCGATCTGGGGGAAATCGAGGTCATCGACCTTCCGGCCGAGGATCTGCTCAAACGCCTATCCGAAGGGAAGGTCTACATTCCGGAACGGGCGCGCGCCGCCGCCCTCCACTTCTTTCGCGAAGGGAACCTGCGGGCGCTTCGGGAGATCGTCCTGCGGCTGGCCGCGGAAAAGGCGGGCAAGGATGTGCACGAGTACATGCAGCTCATGCATATCCTGGGGCCGTGGAAAACCGGCCATCGACTGATGGTCGCGGTGAGCGCCAGTCCCTTTTCGGAGCCGCTCATCCGGTGGACCCGCCGGCTGGCCGACAGCCTCGGCTGCCCCTGGATAGCCGCCTACGTCGAGTCGCCGCACCCTCTCTCCGCGGCAGAGGAAGCCCGCTTGGGGAACCATCTCGACTTGGCCCGCCGGCTGGGTGGAGAAGTAGTCACGGCGACCGACGAAGATCTGGTGCGCGGGCTGGTGCGCGTGGCCCGGCAGCGTAATGTGACCCAGATCGTTTTCGGGAAGCCGGGGGGCAGCGGTTTTCTCGACTGGTTCCGGAGCCGGTCTCTGCTGCACCGATTGGCTCGGGAGAGCGGAGAGATCGACCTCCATATCGTGCGAGTGGAGGAAGAGGCCAAACTGCCACGACCCCCGCGCCGGTGGCGGGCGACGGAATCCCCCGGCTCTTCCTATGGAATCGCGGCCGCCGTCGTCGCGGCCGTAAGCGTTCTCAATCTCACCTTCCACCACTGGCTCGGCAGCCGGTCGATCGGCCTGATCTACTTGCTGGCGATCGTCCTGTTGGCGCTCTTCGTGGGACGGGGTCCGGTCCTCTTCGCCGCCTTCCTGAGCGCGCTTCTCTGGGACTTTTTCTTTCTCTCTCCACGTTTCACGCTGGGCGTCTTCGAGCTCGAAAACGCGATCATGGTGGGCACCTTTCTTGTGGTCGCCCTGGTCCTGGGGCAATTCATCGCCCGGAATCGGGCGCAGGAAAAGGCGGAACGAAGGCGCGAGCAGCGGGTGACCGCGCTCTATCTGCTGACCCAGGAGCTCTCCTCCGCCACGACAATGGACGATATCGTCTCGCGCGTCGTGGAACACATCGGCAGAACTTTTCACGCGGAGGTGGCCTTCTTTTTGGCGAACCCGATGGAGAAGAGCCTCTACTCGGTGCCGCACTGGGCGAGCACCTTCCGGGTGAGCGAGCGGGAGGCGGCCGTCGCCGCCTGGGCGTTCGCAAACGTCCGTCCTTCGGGGCGCTTTACCGATAACCTTCCGCTTTCCCAGGGCCACTATGTCCCGCTGGTCAGCTCGGGAAAGGCGGTCGGCGTGCTCGGGGTGCGGTTTTCGGAGGAAAGAAACCTGACCTTCGATGAAAAGACCCTGCTGCAAGCGTGCGCCAATCAGATCGCCCTTGTGGTCGACCGGCAGAATCTCTGCGAGATGGCGGAGCATTCCCGCGTGGCGGCCGAGTCCGAACGCCTGAGTCAAACGCTCCTCAATTCAATCTCCCACGAGATGCGCACTCCCTTGGCCGTGATCACGGCGGCCGTCTCCAGCCTTTCCGAAGAATCGAGGAGAAAGCTGGGAAATGAGGCGGTCTACCTGGAGGAGATCGCCTCCGCCTCCACCCGGATGAACCGGATCGTCGAAAATCTCCTCGATATGGCCCGGCTCAGTTCCGGCCGTTTCACACTCAAACGGGAGTGGTGCGACGCGAAGGACCTGATCGATGCGGCGCTCCGCGACACGGAAAAGGAGCTGCGGGGGCGGGAAATCCAGGTCAGGACACCGAGCGGCCTTCCCTTGGTCCGCCTCGATTTTCCGCTGGTGCAGCAGGCGCTCACCAATCTTCTGCTCAACGCCGCCATGCATACGCCCTCCGGCACTCCGGTTGAAGTGACGCTCGAGGCGGATCCGATTCGGGAGGAGTTGGTCATCCGGGTGGCGGACCGCGGGCCGGGACTGGGGCCGGACACCGGAGGCCACCTCTTCAACAAGTTCTACCGAGGGAGCGGAGCGCCGCCGGGAGGGACCGGACTGGGGCTGTCGATCGTTAAAGGGGTGGTCGAAGCGCACGGCGGCAGAGCCGAAGCCGAGAATCGAGAGGGGGGAGGAGCGGTCTTCTCTCTGTTCTTCCCCTTGGAAAAGGTTCCGGAGACCGCTGTCTCCCTGAAGGCATGA
- a CDS encoding response regulator codes for MIVPETTANPEHPARLVVIDDEPQIRRLLRLATESHGYETVEAASGQEGVLAVAQSRPEAVVLDLLLPDISGVEVIRRIREWSEVPILVLSALGQEKEKVSALDAGADDYLTKPFGVEELLARIRVMLRRALRPAESPHFSSGGLKVDLSARRVWAKGEEIHLTATEYALLRLFVRHAGKVLTHRQILQEIWGPKAVEQIHYLRVYVGRLREKIEADPARPLLLRTESGVGYRLALLD; via the coding sequence ATGATCGTCCCGGAAACAACAGCCAATCCGGAGCACCCGGCCCGGCTCGTCGTGATCGACGACGAGCCGCAAATCCGCCGCCTGCTCCGGCTGGCGACGGAAAGCCATGGCTACGAAACGGTCGAGGCCGCAAGCGGCCAAGAGGGGGTCCTGGCGGTGGCCCAAAGCAGGCCGGAAGCGGTGGTGCTCGATCTGCTGCTGCCGGACATCAGCGGCGTGGAGGTGATCCGGCGCATTCGCGAGTGGAGCGAGGTTCCGATCCTGGTGCTCTCGGCCCTCGGTCAAGAGAAGGAGAAGGTAAGCGCGCTCGATGCGGGCGCAGACGATTATCTGACCAAGCCGTTCGGGGTCGAGGAGCTGCTCGCTCGGATTCGAGTCATGCTCCGGCGCGCCCTGCGCCCTGCCGAAAGCCCTCATTTTTCGAGCGGGGGCCTCAAAGTCGACCTGAGCGCCCGTCGCGTCTGGGCCAAAGGGGAGGAGATTCATTTGACGGCGACCGAATATGCTCTTCTCCGGCTTTTTGTCCGTCATGCAGGCAAGGTGCTGACCCATCGGCAAATTCTCCAAGAGATCTGGGGCCCGAAGGCGGTAGAGCAGATTCATTACCTGCGGGTCTACGTCGGACGCCTCCGTGAGAAGATCGAAGCCGATCCCGCTCGACCGCTCCTGCTCCGGACCGAGTCGGGTGTAGGGTATCGCCTCGCGTTGCTCGATTAA
- a CDS encoding secondary thiamine-phosphate synthase enzyme YjbQ: MEIPPKAKDRSYPSLRADLEIRTARREEFVNITGRLQELAQRLGWREGILTVFVPHTTAGITIQEGADPDVVHDILGWLGSAVPWESRAYRHGEGNTAAHIKAALLGSSIRCFLHEGRLRLGTWQAVFFCEFDGPRARSLWTSFEPNPSGATGTNG; encoded by the coding sequence ATGGAGATTCCGCCGAAAGCCAAAGATCGATCGTACCCGTCCCTGCGAGCCGATCTGGAGATTCGAACTGCGCGCCGGGAGGAGTTTGTGAATATTACCGGCCGCCTCCAGGAGCTGGCGCAACGCCTTGGCTGGCGGGAGGGGATCCTCACCGTCTTCGTTCCCCACACGACGGCCGGGATCACGATCCAGGAAGGAGCCGATCCGGATGTGGTCCACGATATCCTGGGCTGGCTCGGCTCGGCGGTCCCCTGGGAGAGCCGTGCCTACCGTCATGGCGAGGGGAACACCGCAGCCCACATCAAGGCGGCGCTGCTCGGTTCCTCGATCCGCTGCTTCCTCCATGAGGGGCGATTGCGCCTGGGCACCTGGCAGGCGGTGTTCTTCTGCGAGTTCGACGGGCCCCGTGCCCGCAGCCTCTGGACCTCCTTCGAACCGAACCCTTCGGGCGCAACCGGAACGAACGGTTAG